TGCACGGCGATGCACTTTCACAGGAGATGACACGCCACGCCCCCTCTCCGGGGGAGCCCCACGGACGCTGAACGCTTAATTTCCCGCAACCATttccccatcatcatcatcaagctCGGATGAAGTCGTAAGTCGTTCACCTTCCCACGCGCAGCCCCTAAGCGATTGCAGCGCTGAGTGCAAAAGTGCATTCGGTCGCATAATGCGCAGgttatgtaaaaaaaacatgccgTTCCCAGGAAAGTGGCGCAATCCAGGGGTGAAGGGGGGCCTGAGTACATCCGATTAGAGAGACCTCTTTTATGctcaatttatgctccgttcaACCTCCTCCTTTGTACATTAATCCGCGATCTCCgcgtggaaagtgaaacctAAACTCAAACACatgaacacgcacacatacactggaGAGAGACTGGAGAAGGATTTGGTCCTTGGGGGGTGACTTACCTCCACCGAGGGTGGCGACGGCCTGATGCttggaggtggtggtggttccggcgaCCAGGGCGGCCGCCGCACCCCCGCCTCCACCGTTCGGTTGGCCGAGGGTGGGCGAGGGGCCCATCACGCCGTACTTTATCGGTTTGAAGTGGAAGAAGGAGGGCGAGTAGCCGGAGCCGGCGCGGCTCAGCGAGCTGAAGCGCTCCTCGCGGTCCTCGACGTACAGGCCCTCCTTGCCCATCGCCGCCAGCTGGCGGCCCTTCGGCATGAACATCACCAGGAAAACGGTGGACGAGGTGGCGACGAGGCCGAACGCGAGGCAGGcgtcccggtgccgatcggccaccgccagcccgcACAGTGTCCAGCCGAGCCAGATCGGGATGatgccaccgatcgccagcccGATGTAGGTCGCCTCGCGGTAGTTGTCGCGGATGCCGCGCGACTTGATCGCCAGCACGGCGACGAACGCGATCAGGAACACGATGTAGACGAGCGACAGGAGCAGCTCCGAGAAGGGTGTGTGGCAGAGcgggatgatggtggtggtcccgggCCCCCCCTGGAGCGGGGGGTTCATCGTGGCGAGGTCACTCGCCGTCAGCAGCAGATGGTAGCGGCTCGAGATGGCCGTTCCGCCCGGAGTGGAACCGATGCCGGGGCCGCCacccgacgccaccgccacgctgTCGACGGCGGGTGGCGAGGTGAGGagccactggccaccgaccgccacCTGGATGAGGACGGcgaacaggagcagcagcccTTGGTACGGGGCCGGCAGGTACACGCCACCGTTCAGGCTGATCAGGAACACGCACTTGACGAGGAGCGAGGCGAAGACGAGCGCGAACGCGACGCCCGCCCCGAAGCGCATCGTGGCGCACGACAGGACGGTCGGGTTGACGGTGAGGACCGCGGCCAGGCCCGAGCACGCGAATAACCCCAGGAGCAGCATCTGGCCGAGGAAGAGGTGCCGCCGGCTCGGCGACGTCCGCCAGGCTTTGCACAGGACGAACACCTCGAAcgcggccatcatcagcatcgagAGGGAGGCGAGCACCAGGACCGGCACCACCCACGGTTCCTTGCGCAGCGCCCCGCCACCCGCACCCCCACCCGCGCCATAttcggccgtggccaccaccgtcggtggttGCGGCGCGGACGCACGGCCACCGCTgcccggtggcagcggcgcCGATGGTGGGAGGGGGCGCCGGGCCGCAAGG
The nucleotide sequence above comes from Anopheles bellator chromosome 1, idAnoBellAS_SP24_06.2, whole genome shotgun sequence. Encoded proteins:
- the LOC131215143 gene encoding uncharacterized protein LOC131215143, which encodes MARRPKRSALALAAIAALVAFCQVTTVRHRCAGGVVVVGAAATPESAETDLEAAESRDHQRAALLNLPKFGDRLAPRNRPPTIEEVAPSAVGAASAGPGKARQARGHGVYGAGGRGGPGDIKRSDVMVVSSRSAKGSVAEQELLTEEEEEEEEVAVEEEQAVEEDREVVSDGGGAQAENHVVEEEAEEGGLRVAASAVGGDFRGQVRRVPVRNELELVGVVEEGAERGPHRGGAPGGNASSAQAHRLEMSTEFFVVPSTAASAASRSTIVPRPPPGGVILAARRPLPPSAPLPPGSGGRASAPQPPTVVATAEYGAGGGAGGGALRKEPWVVPVLVLASLSMLMMAAFEVFVLCKAWRTSPSRRHLFLGQMLLLGLFACSGLAAVLTVNPTVLSCATMRFGAGVAFALVFASLLVKCVFLISLNGGVYLPAPYQGLLLLFAVLIQVAVGGQWLLTSPPAVDSVAVASGGGPGIGSTPGGTAISSRYHLLLTASDLATMNPPLQGGPGTTTIIPLCHTPFSELLLSLVYIVFLIAFVAVLAIKSRGIRDNYREATYIGLAIGGIIPIWLGWTLCGLAVADRHRDACLAFGLVATSSTVFLVMFMPKGRQLAAMGKEGLYVEDREERFSSLSRAGSGYSPSFFHFKPIKYGVMGPSPTLGQPNGGGGGAAAALVAGTTTTSKHQAVATLGGDRVALVTAPPSYTPRMYHYFPAHMTHPFCYYPSLAPQQARYPGLFMRPDETNLYTTLEQTMSSNPNVYFQRGGGVHPGMMY